DNA from Gemmatimonadota bacterium:
GTTCTCTCACCCTTTGGAATTCAGCAGCCCTTCCCGCATGATGAATTTTAATCCATTTAGCGCGCATGTTCGCCGCGACTATGGGTATGCCGGTCAGGTAGCCCATATAGAAGCCATACCCGCGCAAGAAGCTAAATTCGATGATGATGACTGCGCGCTGCATCCCGCAATCTCCGGCGCCTTGAAACAGCAGGACATTGATAGGCTCTATACGCATCAGGCCGATGCTCTGGCCGCTCTGACGCGCGGTGAAGACGTAGTGATAGTAACGGCAACGGCGAGTGGAAAAACTCTGTGTTATCAGATACCCACACTGGAAGCCCTGCTATCCGACCCGCAGGCGACCGCGCTTTATCTCTTTCCGACCAAAGCACTGGCGCAGGACCAGGCGCGTGGACTGGCGCGGTTTGGCGAATTAAACGAACAATTGAAATTTTCCCTGGGCACTTACGACGGGGATACGCCGTCCAACCAGCGAAAAACACTGCGCGAAGAAGGACGGGTAATTCTGAGCAATCCCGATATGTTGCATCAGGGCGTATTGCCCAACCACCCGCGCTGGGCGCGTTTTTTTCAGAATTTGCGCTATGTGGTACTCGACGAAATACACACTTACCGGGGCGTCTTTGGCTCGCATGTAGCCAATGTATTGCGCCGCCTGATGCGAATTTGCGCGCACTATGGCACGCCCCCGCAATTCGTGTGCTGCTCGGCGACCATAGCAAATCCCAAAGAACACGCCGAAGCATTGACTGGACAGCCGATGTGCCTGATTGATCGGGATGGCTCCCCGAGAGGCAAACGCCATTTTGCGTTCTGGAATCCGCCTTTTCTGGAAGGCACCACGAGCGATCGGCGCAGTTCAAATACCGAGGCGCGCTGGTTGCTCGGCAAACTCATCCACAACAGAGTGCAAACCATTGCGTTTGTGAGAGCGCGCACATCCGCAGAAGTGATCTATCGCTATGTGCAAGAAGATCTATCACTGGTAAGCCAGCGGTTGGCAGGCGCAATTCGGGCTTATCGCGGCGGATATTTGCCTGCAGAACGGCGAGAAATTGAGCGACAGTTATTTGAAGGTGAGTTGCTCGGCGTGGTGAGTACCAACGCCCTGGAATTGGGCATTGATATTGGGGACCTGGATGCCGCGTTAATTGTGGGATATCCGGGCAGTATTTCCAGCATGTGGCAGCAAGCTGGGCGTGCTGGGCGGCAGTCCGAAGAATCGCTGGTGGTCTTTGTGGCGCACAACGCCCCCATCGATCAATTTTTGATGCGCGACCCGGCTTACTTTTTCGGACAATCGCCCGAACACGCGACCATTGATCCCAACAATCCGCATCTCGTCGTGGGACATCTGCGGTGTGCTTTGCGCGAATTGCCCGTGCGGGGCGAAGAAGGCGAAGTAATGGGAGAATTTACAGGTGCGCTGCTCGAGATCCTGTCAGATGAAGGCATGGCGCGCCAACTCAATGGACAGTGGTTTTACAGCCAATCGGGATATCCCGCAGCAGAGGTTGGGCTACGCAATATCAGCGATCTGACTTATACTATTATTGACGAGACAGAAAGTGACCCGCAGGTAATCGGTTCCCTTGATGAAATCAGCGCGTTTTTTCAGATACATACACACGCTGTATATTTACACAATGGGCAGACGTACTTTGTCGATCAACTCGACACAGAGCGCAAAATTGCGCGGGTAAGTCAAAAAGCACTGGATTATTATACCCAGGCAGTTGATGAGACGAGTATTGTCGTAAATGATACCGAAATATCGGGCACATGGCGCGTCAGTGACGTATATTTTGGCGACGTCTCAGTCTCGTCACTGGTAACGATGTTTAAAAAAGTAAAATTCGAAGACCGCGACAGCATTGGCTGGGAAAATCTCGATTTGCCAGAGCGCAAGCTCGATACAGCCGCCTGCTGGATCGTACCGCCCCAGGAAGGGCTGAACCAGTGTCGCCGACATCGCCGCGTGCCATCTGAAGGACTCAAAGGCATTGCTAATGTAATGGGAGAAGTACTCCCCCTGTTTGCAATGTGCGATGTCATGGATATTGGCACAACGGTAGATAGCTCCAATACGGGGCGTCCAACCGCATTTGTATATGACCGGCATCCGGGAGGCATTGGTTTTTCGGAAAAAGCTTATGAGATGATCGAAGATGTCATAACAGCCTGCTGGATGGTCGTATCTGAATGCGAATGTGAAGCGGGGTGTCCGTCATGTGTGGGCGCGCCATTGCCTCCCGGCAACGATGGCAATACGCGGGGAACGATTCCCGACAAAGAAGCCGCCCTCGTCTTGTTACATGCCATGCTGGAAAAAGAACCTTATGTACCCAAACATCCGCGTCTTGAAATATCCATCGCAGGTGATGTTGCTACTCACAGCGATGAAAAAATTCCCGTTCGGCCACTATCGGCAAATGTCGAGGCAAAAATTCGCAAAAAAGTAAAGGAATTTAAGCGATAAATGGAAACGCGATTAAAAAACTATTTGGAAACCTGGGTGCCTCGTATC
Protein-coding regions in this window:
- a CDS encoding DEAD/DEAH box helicase, with the protein product FSHPLEFSSPSRMMNFNPFSAHVRRDYGYAGQVAHIEAIPAQEAKFDDDDCALHPAISGALKQQDIDRLYTHQADALAALTRGEDVVIVTATASGKTLCYQIPTLEALLSDPQATALYLFPTKALAQDQARGLARFGELNEQLKFSLGTYDGDTPSNQRKTLREEGRVILSNPDMLHQGVLPNHPRWARFFQNLRYVVLDEIHTYRGVFGSHVANVLRRLMRICAHYGTPPQFVCCSATIANPKEHAEALTGQPMCLIDRDGSPRGKRHFAFWNPPFLEGTTSDRRSSNTEARWLLGKLIHNRVQTIAFVRARTSAEVIYRYVQEDLSLVSQRLAGAIRAYRGGYLPAERREIERQLFEGELLGVVSTNALELGIDIGDLDAALIVGYPGSISSMWQQAGRAGRQSEESLVVFVAHNAPIDQFLMRDPAYFFGQSPEHATIDPNNPHLVVGHLRCALRELPVRGEEGEVMGEFTGALLEILSDEGMARQLNGQWFYSQSGYPAAEVGLRNISDLTYTIIDETESDPQVIGSLDEISAFFQIHTHAVYLHNGQTYFVDQLDTERKIARVSQKALDYYTQAVDETSIVVNDTEISGTWRVSDVYFGDVSVSSLVTMFKKVKFEDRDSIGWENLDLPERKLDTAACWIVPPQEGLNQCRRHRRVPSEGLKGIANVMGEVLPLFAMCDVMDIGTTVDSSNTGRPTAFVYDRHPGGIGFSEKAYEMIEDVITACWMVVSECECEAGCPSCVGAPLPPGNDGNTRGTIPDKEAALVLLHAMLEKEPYVPKHPRLEISIAGDVATHSDEKIPVRPLSANVEAKIRKKVKEFKR